A region from the Oryzias latipes chromosome 20, ASM223467v1 genome encodes:
- the gdap1 gene encoding ganglioside-induced differentiation-associated protein 1, protein MATERGSETENDKAALIETTTEQDSNPQPGTISKNEKSKLTLYHWTQSFNSQKVRLAIAEKGLRCEEYDVSLPLSEHNEPWFMRLNPAGEVPVFVHNDNIICDPTQIMDYLEQNFTDEGVLKLVPEEDSRYYLRVQHYRELLDSLQMDAYTHGCILHPEITVDSHIPTYAATSIRTQIGNTQTELKKLAEQNPELKDAYIAKQRRLKSKLFDHDNMNLKKLLGELESVMDQVETELQRRAEETPEEGSASWLCGDFFSLADVSLAVTLHRLKFLGLSRRYWGNGNRTNVETYYERVVERPAFRKVLGHVNNILISAVLPVAFRLARRNAPIIVGTTLLIGALGGATYVAFLCMKKRLTFFS, encoded by the exons ATGGCGACCGAACGAGGTTCTGAAACCGAAAATGACAAAGCGGCTCTTATTGAGACGACAACTGAACAGGATTCAAACCCGCAACCCGGGACGATTTCAAAAAACGAAAAATCGAAGCTGACGCTTTATCACTGGACGCAGTCCTTCAATTCTCAGAAG GTACGTCTGGCCATAGCAGAGAAAGGTCTGCGCTGTGAGGAGTATGATGTGAGCCTTCCTCTGAGTGAACACAACGAGCCGTGGTTCATGCGCCTGAATCCCGCAGGCGAAGTTCCGGTTTTCGTCCACAATGACAACATCATCTGTGATCCGACACAAATAATGGACTATCTGGAGCAGAACTTTACTGATG AGGGCGTTCTAAAGCTGGTTCCTGAGGAGGACAGCAGGTACTACCTCAGAGTGCAGCACTACAGAGAGCTGTTGGACTCGCTACAGATGGATGCCTACACACATGGCTGTATCCTCCATCCTGAGATCACGGTGGACTCCCACATACCGACATATGCGGCCACATCCATACGAA CTCAGATTGGAAACACACAGACCGAACTGAAGAAACTGGCTGAGCAGAATCCTGAGCTCAAAGATGCTTATATTGCAAAACAGAGACGGTTGAAG TCGAAGCTGTTTGACCATGACAACATGAACCTGAAGAAGCTTCTGGGTGAATTGGAGAGTGTGATGGATCAGGTGGAGACAGAGTTACAGagaagagcagaagaaactccaG AAGAAGGCAGCGCATCCTGGCTGTGTGGAGACTTCTTCAGCTTGGCAGATGTGTCCCTGGCAGTTACTTTGCACCGGCTAAAGTTCCTAGGGCTATCTCGTCGCTACTGGGGTAATGGTAACCGCACCAACGTTGAAACGTACTATGAGCGAGTGGTGGAGCGGCCCGCCTTCAGGAAAGTGCTGGGACACGTCAACAACATCCTCATTTCTGCTGTTCTTCCAGTTGCATTTCGTTTGGCCAGAAGGAACGCGCCGATTATAGTTGGTACCACTCTGTTGATAGGAGCTCTGGGAGGAGCTACATATGTAGCTTTTCTCTGCATGAAGAAAAGGCTGACATTCTTTAGCTGA